In Helianthus annuus cultivar XRQ/B chromosome 9, HanXRQr2.0-SUNRISE, whole genome shotgun sequence, the following are encoded in one genomic region:
- the LOC118482022 gene encoding uncharacterized protein C713.09-like, producing the protein MKKLNKHKLERQLFKKRKLKRALVMKIQKKLYLNLNWSKRQWEKERKKRKAARTGDIPRVVRAKKQNAESQKEREGKKKQDTAETSPVVEIPKEVPSTEIPKETRASNDDYVEITEIKSAKQTSDCHGIPESSQRKTDYFSLDFDSFGGATGDFFKDMPDSEGDLFHDQKMKELEEKVKALEKEKEENEAVQIKLKEMIDELEKRHEDVMDAVLTKDEKLKEMKEDIKDNAELISALTDEIAALNAKVKDLQNINQTLNQLINEMSEASTNEMKAMKLEMEAMRADKVMKDKQLEMLTAVIEAHLKVNIHEAFDQVDIIKANERRQERERQLAEEANLKNKGIAEEVEVVGSSQNQLEVGGSSSQPEIEMLDAQDVTVNDEEIGG; encoded by the exons ATGAAGAAGCTGAACAAGCACAAGCTCGAAAGACAGTTGTTCAAGAAGAGGAAGCTCAAGAGAGCTCTAGTAATGAAGATTCAGAAGAAACTTTATCTGAATCTGAACTGGTCAAAGAGACAGTGGGAAAAGGAAAG aaagaaaagaaaagctgcTCGCACCGGTGATATTCCAAGAGTGGTTAGAGCAAAGAAGCAGAATGCTGAATCACAAAAAGAGAGGGAAGGCAAGAAGAAACAGGACACTGCTGAAACTAGTCCTGTAGTTGAGATACCAAAAGAAGTTCCATCCACCGAAATTCCAAAGGAAACACGAGCTTCAAATGATGATTATGTGGAGATCACCGAAATCAAATCTGCTAAACAAACATCTGATTGTCATGGTATTCCAGAATCATCACAACGAAAGACAGATTATTTCAGCTTAGATTTTGATAGCTTTGGTGGAGCTACTGGAGATTTCTTTAAAGATATGCCAGATAGTGAAGGTGACTTATTTCATgatcaaaagatgaaagaatTGGAGGAAAAGGTTAAAGCCTTGgaaaaagagaaggaagaaaacgAAGCTGTGCAAATAAAGTTGAAGGAAATGATTGATGAGTTGGAGAAACGGCACGAAGACGTAATGGATGCAGTGCTTACAAAAGATGAGAAATTGAAAGAAATGAAGGAAGATATAAAAGATAATGCAGAACTTATTAGTGCACTTACTGATGAAATTGCTGCGTTGAACGCCAAAGTCAAAGACTTGCAGAATATCAATCAGACTTTGAATCAACTCATAAATGAGATGAGTGAAGCTTCGACAAATGAAATGAAGGCAATGAAGCTAGAGATGGAAGCTATGAGAGCCGATAAGGTGATGAAAGATAAGCAACTTGAAATGCTTACGGCTGTGATTGAAGCACATCTGAAGGTGAACATCCACGAGGCTTTTGATCAAGTTGACATTATCAAGGCAAATGAAAGAAGGCAAGAAAGAGAAAGACAGCTTGCTGAAGAAGCTAACCTGAAAAATAAAGGTATAGCAGAAGAAGTTGAAGTTGTTGGATCTTCACAAAATCAACTTGAGGTAGGTGGATCATCTTCTCAACCAGAAATTGAAATGCTGGATGCTCAAGATGTTAcagtgaatgatgaagaaattGGTGGATAA